From a single Chitinophaga sp. Cy-1792 genomic region:
- the aroQ gene encoding type II 3-dehydroquinate dehydratase, with protein sequence MQIVIINGPNLNLLGKREPGIYGNESFEDYLETLKTAYPQVTFRYYQSNVEGELINFLHQEGFSADGILLNAGGYTHTSVAIRDAIAAIKTPVIEVHISNVYAREEFRHTSLIAPKCVGSICGLGMKGYKLALEYFL encoded by the coding sequence ATGCAAATCGTAATTATAAACGGGCCTAATCTTAACCTGTTGGGCAAACGTGAACCGGGTATTTATGGTAATGAGTCTTTCGAAGACTACCTGGAAACGCTGAAAACAGCCTATCCGCAGGTGACTTTCCGCTATTACCAGAGCAATGTGGAAGGGGAGCTCATTAACTTCCTGCACCAGGAAGGCTTTTCTGCCGATGGTATCCTGCTGAATGCCGGTGGTTACACCCATACTTCAGTGGCTATCAGGGATGCGATTGCGGCGATCAAAACGCCGGTAATCGAAGTACATATCAGCAACGTTTATGCCCGTGAAGAATTCAGGCATACCTCATTGATTGCACCTAAATGCGTGGGTTCTATCTGTGGACTGGGGATGAAAGGGTATAAGCTTGCCCTGGAATATTTTTTATAG